A stretch of the bacterium genome encodes the following:
- a CDS encoding branched-chain amino acid ABC transporter permease, producing MNFTDQLLQYLVNGITNGGIYALIALGFTIIYKSTDIINFAQGEFVMLGAVFMSTLYHHVHLNLAISFGLSVLAVAIIGILMEVLMIRPLRESSVVSQIMATIGASIFLRGAVMLIWGRNDLFVPFFSSGQPYRFFSAIFDRQYVWILAIALLAMSGLHLFYEKTIHGKAMTACAANKKASMLVGINVETMVILSFGLSAALGALAGGVLAPFGMKYDTGVTFGLKGFCAAIVGGLGNNVGAIVGGFVLGVVEELGAGLISSSYKNAISFCILLAVLLIRPQGILFIRSGERV from the coding sequence ATGAACTTCACTGATCAACTCCTTCAGTATCTGGTTAACGGCATTACCAACGGCGGGATTTACGCCCTCATTGCCCTTGGCTTCACCATCATCTACAAATCGACCGACATCATCAATTTCGCGCAGGGTGAATTCGTGATGCTGGGTGCGGTTTTCATGTCCACGTTGTACCACCATGTCCACCTGAATCTGGCAATTTCCTTTGGACTGAGTGTTCTGGCTGTGGCCATCATCGGCATCCTGATGGAGGTGCTCATGATTCGCCCTCTCCGGGAAAGCAGCGTGGTCAGCCAGATTATGGCTACGATCGGTGCCTCGATCTTTCTGCGGGGCGCTGTCATGTTAATCTGGGGACGAAACGATCTGTTCGTCCCCTTTTTTTCTTCCGGCCAGCCGTACCGGTTCTTCAGTGCCATTTTCGACCGGCAGTATGTATGGATTCTGGCCATCGCCCTCCTGGCCATGAGCGGATTGCATCTGTTTTACGAAAAGACGATCCACGGCAAGGCCATGACCGCCTGTGCAGCCAATAAAAAGGCCTCCATGCTGGTCGGTATCAATGTCGAGACCATGGTCATCCTCTCCTTTGGACTCAGTGCGGCCCTGGGTGCTCTGGCTGGCGGCGTTCTGGCACCCTTCGGGATGAAATACGACACCGGCGTCACCTTCGGGCTCAAAGGGTTTTGCGCGGCCATTGTCGGCGGGCTGGGCAACAATGTCGGGGCCATTGTCGGGGGATTTGTGCTGGGCGTGGTCGAAGAGCTTGGAGCCGGTCTGATCTCATCGAGCTATAAAAATGCCATTTCCTTCTGTATCCTGCTGGCGGTCCTGCTGATCCGTCCGCAGGGAATTCTCTTCATCAGGAGCGGGGAGCGGGTTTAA
- a CDS encoding phenylacetate--CoA ligase, which produces MKGDIAQGFWDEKYECMDRKEMEALQTERLRNLVHRVHAAVPFHQKRFAEHGVKPEDIKSLKDLSRLPFMTKQDLRDTYPFGLFSKPMHEVVEIHSSSGTTGKPVVVGYTRNDLDLWATVMARTLRCGGVTEKDVVQNAYGYGLFTGGLGVHYGAQKVGASVVPISGGNSKRQIMIMQDFGTDALGCTPSYSLCLAEVAEEMGVDVKSLNLRVGFFGAEPWSDSMRLEIEKKLDILALDIYGLTEIIGPGVASECPHKNGLHINEDFFLPEVIDSETGEVLPYGEEGELVITTLTKEAFPVIRFRTRDITVLNPEPCECGRTLVRMRRVTGRTDDMLIIRGVNVFPSQIEDVLVRIEGVSPHYLIVVDRKGTLDDIEIRVEVAEGNLFDEIKKFEEMERKIKNELESVLGINTRIKLMEPHAIERSMGKAVRVQDRRNLKED; this is translated from the coding sequence ATGAAAGGTGATATAGCTCAAGGATTTTGGGATGAAAAATATGAGTGTATGGATCGAAAGGAGATGGAAGCGCTTCAGACGGAGCGGCTGCGCAATCTGGTTCACCGGGTCCATGCAGCCGTTCCCTTTCATCAGAAACGGTTTGCCGAGCATGGCGTGAAGCCGGAGGATATCAAGAGTCTGAAGGATTTAAGCCGCCTGCCCTTCATGACCAAGCAGGACCTTCGGGATACTTATCCCTTCGGCCTGTTCAGCAAGCCCATGCATGAGGTGGTGGAGATTCACTCCTCGTCCGGAACCACAGGGAAGCCGGTTGTCGTGGGCTACACCCGAAACGACCTGGACCTTTGGGCTACGGTCATGGCCCGGACGCTTCGCTGCGGCGGTGTGACCGAAAAGGATGTGGTTCAGAACGCCTATGGCTATGGACTGTTCACCGGCGGTTTGGGCGTGCACTATGGCGCGCAGAAGGTGGGTGCCTCGGTCGTGCCCATTTCCGGGGGAAATTCCAAACGGCAGATCATGATCATGCAGGACTTTGGAACCGATGCCCTCGGCTGCACTCCCTCCTACAGCCTCTGTCTGGCTGAGGTGGCCGAAGAGATGGGGGTGGATGTCAAGTCACTGAACCTGAGAGTGGGATTTTTCGGGGCCGAGCCCTGGTCCGACAGCATGCGCCTTGAGATCGAGAAAAAGCTGGACATCCTGGCCCTTGACATTTACGGCCTGACCGAGATCATCGGCCCCGGAGTGGCCAGCGAGTGCCCGCACAAAAACGGCCTGCACATCAATGAGGACTTTTTCCTGCCGGAGGTGATCGATTCCGAGACCGGCGAGGTACTGCCGTACGGAGAAGAGGGCGAACTGGTGATCACCACCCTGACCAAGGAGGCCTTTCCGGTCATCAGGTTCAGAACCCGCGATATTACGGTTCTCAATCCTGAACCCTGTGAATGCGGACGGACCCTGGTCCGGATGCGAAGAGTTACCGGCAGGACCGACGACATGCTGATCATCCGGGGAGTGAACGTCTTCCCCTCGCAGATCGAGGATGTTCTGGTCAGGATCGAAGGGGTATCTCCCCATTACCTGATAGTGGTTGACCGCAAAGGAACCCTGGACGACATCGAAATCCGGGTCGAGGTTGCGGAGGGGAACCTGTTCGACGAGATCAAGAAGTTTGAGGAGATGGAACGAAAGATCAAGAATGAGCTGGAAAGTGTCCTGGGCATCAATACCAGGATTAAACTGATGGAGCCGCACGCCATCGAGCGAAGCATGGGCAAGGCGGTGCGGGTTCAGGACAGAAGGAACCTGAAGGAAGACTAG
- a CDS encoding ABC transporter substrate-binding protein has product MKQRMTRFLVVLAVFVCAGLLLAKTVFSAESAKPYKIGAIFDISGKASALGTPEKQTAEMVVEEVNKAGGINGHPVELVFYDTAMDNQRALESVNKLVKKDKVLAIIGPSTSGESMAIIETIQNSEVPNISCAARIEITDPPKKWVFKTPQTDRQAMTKILGYLKKQDIKKIAFMSVEGGFGSGGLVQVDSLAPEFGIEIVAREKFSEDDTNMTTQLTKIRGTDAKALIVWCTDKGSAKVAANIRQLGMTIPIFMSHGIASMKFIEQAKEAAEGIIFPAGRLLVVDSLPETDPQKKILAKYAADFKAKYNATADTFGGHAWDAINLVIQAIKKAGDDIDRIRDEIEKTKNFAGIGGVFNFSDKDHHGLGPESLVMIKIVNGKWTYLE; this is encoded by the coding sequence ATGAAACAAAGAATGACCAGGTTTTTGGTAGTTCTGGCAGTTTTCGTATGTGCAGGTTTACTCTTGGCCAAGACCGTTTTTTCCGCTGAAAGTGCCAAACCGTACAAGATCGGGGCCATTTTCGATATTTCGGGCAAGGCTTCCGCCCTTGGCACTCCGGAAAAACAGACAGCCGAGATGGTGGTGGAGGAGGTCAACAAGGCTGGCGGAATCAACGGCCATCCGGTGGAACTGGTTTTCTACGATACGGCCATGGACAATCAACGGGCACTTGAGAGCGTGAACAAGCTGGTCAAAAAGGACAAGGTCCTGGCCATCATCGGCCCCAGCACCAGCGGAGAGAGCATGGCCATCATCGAAACTATTCAAAACAGTGAAGTCCCCAATATTTCCTGTGCGGCCCGGATTGAAATCACCGATCCTCCGAAGAAATGGGTCTTCAAGACTCCCCAGACCGACCGGCAGGCCATGACCAAGATCCTGGGCTATCTGAAGAAACAGGACATCAAGAAGATCGCCTTTATGTCGGTTGAAGGGGGATTTGGCTCCGGCGGGCTGGTCCAGGTTGACTCCCTGGCTCCGGAATTCGGGATCGAGATTGTAGCCAGGGAAAAATTCTCCGAGGATGACACCAATATGACCACCCAGCTCACCAAGATCCGGGGGACCGATGCCAAGGCCCTGATCGTCTGGTGCACGGACAAGGGGTCGGCCAAGGTGGCTGCCAACATCCGTCAGCTCGGCATGACGATTCCCATCTTCATGAGCCACGGCATCGCCAGCATGAAATTCATCGAACAGGCCAAAGAGGCAGCCGAGGGAATAATCTTTCCGGCAGGCCGTCTCCTGGTGGTCGATTCTCTGCCGGAGACTGATCCGCAGAAAAAGATACTGGCCAAGTATGCCGCTGATTTTAAGGCCAAATATAACGCTACGGCTGATACCTTCGGCGGTCATGCCTGGGATGCCATCAATCTGGTGATCCAGGCTATCAAGAAGGCGGGCGACGATATAGACCGCATCCGGGATGAGATTGAAAAGACCAAAAATTTTGCCGGTATCGGCGGTGTATTCAACTTCTCGGACAAGGACCACCACGGCCTTGGCCCCGAATCGCTGGTCATGATCAAGATCGTCAATGGAAAATGGACTTATCTGGAGTAA
- a CDS encoding ABC transporter ATP-binding protein — MPDKPLLEVKGLGKDFGGVKAIQNLSFSVKPKSIKGFIGPNGAGKTTVYNVISGILPPSCGEIHFQGQRITGSKPYRIAELGLVRTFQNIQLFTNMTVLENVMMGRHIRSISGIFASSLRLPGMRAEEKNIREQALQTLAFVGLADKAQAAAGSLPFGHQRLLEIARALATEPKLILLDEPAAGLNTKETGQLAELIFRIRKRGIAMMVVEHDMELVMEVSDEIMVLEYGQKIAEDIPRNIQANPKVIAAYLGEMETQSNAEAQEY; from the coding sequence ATGCCGGATAAGCCTCTCCTTGAAGTCAAGGGCCTCGGAAAAGACTTTGGCGGCGTTAAGGCCATTCAGAATCTGAGCTTTAGTGTCAAGCCAAAGAGCATCAAAGGGTTCATCGGACCCAATGGGGCCGGTAAGACTACGGTCTACAATGTGATCAGCGGGATTCTCCCTCCCTCCTGCGGGGAGATTCACTTTCAGGGGCAGAGGATTACCGGCTCAAAGCCGTATCGCATTGCCGAGCTGGGGCTGGTGCGGACTTTTCAGAATATCCAGTTGTTCACCAACATGACGGTTCTGGAAAATGTCATGATGGGCCGTCATATCAGGTCAATCAGCGGTATTTTCGCCTCTTCCCTGCGGCTTCCCGGCATGCGGGCAGAAGAAAAGAACATCCGTGAGCAGGCTCTGCAAACCCTGGCCTTCGTGGGGCTTGCGGACAAGGCCCAGGCAGCCGCAGGCAGCCTCCCCTTCGGGCACCAGCGGCTTCTGGAGATTGCCAGGGCACTGGCCACCGAGCCAAAGCTGATCCTGCTCGATGAGCCTGCCGCCGGTCTGAACACCAAAGAAACCGGCCAACTGGCCGAGCTGATTTTCCGGATCCGCAAGCGGGGAATCGCCATGATGGTGGTCGAACATGACATGGAGCTGGTCATGGAGGTCTCGGATGAGATCATGGTTTTAGAGTACGGCCAGAAGATTGCCGAGGATATCCCCAGGAATATTCAGGCCAATCCGAAGGTAATTGCCGCCTACCTGGGCGAGATGGAGACCCAAAGCAATGCTGAGGCTCAAGAGTATTAA
- a CDS encoding ACT domain-containing protein, translating into MIVKQISIFLENRRGRLAEVTQLLGEQKINIRAISLADTSDFGIVRLIVNDTEKAYRVLKGAGLTVNKNEVIAVEIPDEPGGLSSVLNVLKSAGLNVEYLYGFLEKKTDKAIMIFRFDDMNEALRVLQQSGISTITDEELSNL; encoded by the coding sequence ATGATCGTCAAGCAAATCTCCATTTTCCTGGAAAACAGAAGGGGCCGTCTGGCCGAAGTAACCCAGTTGCTCGGAGAGCAGAAGATCAACATCCGGGCTATTTCCCTGGCCGACACCTCGGACTTTGGCATTGTCCGCCTGATCGTCAATGATACGGAAAAAGCCTACAGGGTGCTGAAAGGCGCCGGTCTGACCGTCAACAAAAACGAGGTCATCGCGGTAGAAATTCCCGACGAACCCGGAGGGCTCTCCTCGGTGCTCAATGTTCTGAAATCCGCAGGACTCAATGTGGAATATCTCTACGGATTTCTGGAGAAAAAGACGGACAAGGCCATTATGATCTTTCGCTTCGATGACATGAACGAAGCCCTGCGGGTGTTGCAGCAAAGCGGCATATCAACTATTACCGATGAGGAATTGAGCAATCTGTAA
- a CDS encoding indolepyruvate oxidoreductase subunit beta — protein MNENMSGKKDILIVGVGGQGIILASKILANAGKEAGFEVKQSEVHGMSQRGGSVSTHVRFGRQVASPLIREGEADFLLSFELLEALRWVNSVRPQGHILVNNLKINPAPVSAGLAEYPADIELILSKSGRQVRLIEGVGLAEQAGSRKAMNMVLLGALSGLLPDIGEDIWLGTIRAQVPATTRQINEQAFQLGRKSMEKNI, from the coding sequence ATGAACGAGAACATGAGCGGCAAAAAAGACATTTTGATCGTTGGTGTAGGTGGTCAGGGGATTATCCTGGCCAGTAAAATTCTGGCCAATGCGGGAAAGGAGGCGGGATTTGAGGTTAAACAGAGTGAAGTTCACGGTATGTCTCAGCGGGGTGGAAGTGTTTCCACGCACGTTCGCTTTGGCCGCCAGGTTGCATCTCCCCTGATCAGGGAGGGTGAGGCTGACTTTTTGCTTTCTTTCGAGCTGCTGGAAGCGCTGCGATGGGTGAATTCCGTCCGGCCTCAAGGGCATATCCTGGTAAACAACCTGAAAATCAATCCCGCTCCGGTCAGCGCCGGCCTTGCGGAGTACCCTGCTGACATCGAGCTGATTTTATCAAAGAGCGGGCGCCAGGTCCGCCTGATCGAGGGTGTCGGGCTGGCTGAGCAGGCAGGAAGCAGGAAAGCCATGAACATGGTTCTCCTCGGTGCTCTGTCCGGGCTTTTGCCGGATATTGGCGAGGATATATGGCTTGGGACAATTCGGGCGCAGGTTCCGGCCACAACCCGGCAGATTAATGAACAGGCCTTTCAGTTGGGACGAAAAAGTATGGAGAAAAATATATGA
- a CDS encoding branched-chain amino acid ABC transporter permease has product MVKSIWKRIEQAHFFLFCLVVLAAPLALRRFDAGDYYLSVLVLAGINSIVVIGLNLLMGYAGQISLGHAAFFGLGAYSSGIVTTRFGLSPWLGFALSIGLNAAVAYLLAEPILKLKGHYLAMATLGMGMIFSSLFANLGITGGSEGIGVAKLSILGYVMNSRDLKEVNYYYFTWIVALVLVYLAVNLVNSRVGRALRAIHSSEVAAHSIGVDIAKFKTQVFVISAMYAGIAGSIFAHYSTFLCPPDFGLTQSIRLLTMGVIGGMSSIWGGLLGASILTMLPQVLDVFAEYDILVYGLLLILAIVFMPQGMSRKIALGWKKLTRQES; this is encoded by the coding sequence ATGGTCAAGAGTATCTGGAAACGAATCGAGCAGGCCCACTTTTTCCTGTTTTGCCTTGTGGTACTGGCAGCGCCCCTGGCCCTGCGCCGGTTCGATGCGGGCGATTATTATCTCAGCGTGCTGGTGCTGGCTGGAATCAACAGCATCGTGGTCATTGGCCTGAATCTGCTCATGGGCTATGCCGGCCAGATATCGCTGGGGCACGCTGCCTTTTTCGGCCTGGGTGCCTATTCATCGGGAATCGTCACCACCCGGTTCGGCCTTTCCCCCTGGCTCGGATTTGCCCTCTCCATCGGCCTGAACGCTGCCGTAGCCTACCTTCTGGCTGAACCCATTTTGAAGCTGAAGGGTCATTATCTGGCCATGGCCACGCTTGGCATGGGGATGATCTTTTCGAGCCTGTTCGCCAACCTTGGGATTACCGGAGGCTCGGAGGGGATTGGTGTGGCCAAACTGAGCATCCTGGGCTATGTTATGAACAGCCGTGACCTGAAAGAGGTCAACTATTACTACTTCACCTGGATCGTGGCCCTGGTGCTGGTTTACCTGGCCGTCAATCTGGTTAATTCGCGGGTGGGCAGGGCCTTGCGGGCCATCCATTCCAGTGAAGTGGCAGCTCATTCCATTGGCGTGGATATTGCAAAATTCAAAACACAGGTTTTTGTTATCAGTGCCATGTATGCCGGAATTGCGGGCAGTATCTTCGCTCATTACTCCACCTTTCTCTGCCCGCCGGACTTTGGGTTGACCCAGTCGATCCGGCTTTTGACCATGGGCGTTATCGGCGGGATGAGCAGTATCTGGGGCGGATTGCTGGGAGCGTCGATCCTGACCATGCTGCCGCAGGTCCTGGATGTGTTCGCCGAGTACGATATTCTGGTCTATGGGCTGCTCCTGATCCTGGCGATCGTCTTCATGCCGCAGGGCATGAGCCGGAAGATCGCCCTGGGATGGAAAAAATTGACAAGGCAGGAATCGTAA